TCCGATGGGGTTAATCCATAGTCTCGACAGTTAATCGAGAAGCGTTCGAGAACTATTTCCGGCTCTTGAGTGTCCGAAACCTCAGCCTGTTGCTCCTTACTCAGTCCCATAATAGCGGTGCGAGAGAGGGGTAAATCGCAACTCCCTTCTAATCCTTTAATCGTTGTTAGTTGCTCTATACCCCGCAGGGCTAAGGTGCGTTTAAATAGAGTTTCTGTGGGAGGATGCACATACCCAGCTATCAGATGAACTGGCCCCCAATAGGGACACCACATGAGTTCAACCGTTGCAAAGGGGGGGCGTTTACCGATTTCTTCTCGGAAAGGAATTAAACTATTTGCCTGCGGAAAATGCTGAGGTAAATAAACAAAGCCTAAACCCGTGTGATTAAAGATCTCCTGAGTGCGATCGAGGGAAAGGGAGTCCCAATTGACTCCTAATCCTTTCCAAAGGTCAATTAAGGGAATGCCGTATTTCGTTGGCATCCGACTCCCTCCATGGAGAATTACCGGAATCCCCACGGTTTTGAGAATGAGGGCTGTAATTATATTGACTGGAACCAGGCGCGATCGCCCATCATAGGGAATTCCCAGAATCACCACCTTTTCCCCATCCTGACGAGGCTGCAATTTTGGCCCTAACTCATCATAAGCATCCAAAATTCCCGCTAACTCTTCTGGTGTCGGTCGTCGAATGCGGTGAGCAATCATAAAGGCCCCAATTTGCGCTGGTGTCGCTTCTTGCAGCAGCATCTGTCGCGCAGCTTGGGCCGATTCTGTGCGCGTGAGGAGTTTTCCAGTATGGGGGCCACTGCCTACTTTTTTTAACAGTTCTCGGAAGGAATCACTCATAATTTATGGTTTATTTATCTTCGAGTGGCGATCGCCGCTTGTCGAGTAAATTGGGGCGGAATATATTCTAGGGCTAAGGCACGGAATTTTTCAATAGGTGGAATTTGTAGTCGATCTTTAGTCGTAACCAATACAACATTACGAATCAAGGGTTTTCCCCCATCCTGAAGGCTCGGTTGTAGAGGACGAGAAATCACGCTAGGGTCTTGGGAGGCTAATCGTACTGCTGATTCGGGTAATACAGCGATAAATTCTCCTTGGCGAATCACACCTCGAAAAGCGTCTAAGGTATTGAGTTCTAAAACGGCTCGATATTGAAGATTGTGCTTGCTAAATTGCTCATGAACCAGTCGTTGCATCCCATATCCATCCTTAAACATCACTTGCGGATAGTGGGAAATTGCCTCCCAAGATAACAGTTGTTCTTGACCTAGGGGATGATCGGCCGCCATTAATACGGCTATGGTTTCTTCAAAGAGGGGATCGACGACTAATTCAGCACTAGCCGTTAAAAAGCGATTTTGCATAATGAGTGCTAAATCTACTAAACCATCTTTCAGCACTTTCAAGGCGCGATCGCTCCCTAAAGCCGTTACCCGTAATTGCACCTCTGGATGAGACCAACAAAATCGCTGTAACACTAAAGGTAATCCATAGGAACACAAAGAAGGAATCGCCGCTACACAGAGTTCCTGCTGTTTTCCCGCTAACAGTTCCGAAACTTCCTCTTGAGCGGTTTGCCATTCTTGGCAAATGCGTCGAGCATGGGGAAGCAGCACTTCACCTCCGACCGTCAATTTGGCGATCGAAGAACGATGAAATAAGGGAATCCCCAAATCTGCCTCTAATCCCTGAATTTGCCGACTAATGGTAGATTGAGTGACCCCACACTCATGAGCTGCCTGTTGAAAATTGCCAGTTCTAGCAACGGATAAAAATGCTTGTAATTGCTCTAAACGCATAGGCTGCCTAGCCTATTCCTAGTTTAAGTGATTTCCAAACCTTAGCGAACCTCAAACCAGGATTTAGTATTTAAGACTACAAATAAAAAGGGAACTCCCCATTACCCATCACCGATTACTCATTACCCAACCGATAGCGCTATCATAAGACTGAGAAAACGTTAAGTTATATGAAGAGCCTTGACTGTAACCGCCCAATCTCAAACCCGAACCCCAGTCCCCACCACTTGGTATCGCCTGCATCCCCTATGGCAAGGCGATGAAACCGAGATCCAAACCGGACTACCCCACGAACAACTCTCTCCAGCTTGGCAAATTCTCTTACTTGGCGATGGTTCCCCCACTCGTCACTTGCAATTGTTAACCCGCGAACGGACGGAAGTTGATGTAATTGATATGTCCTCCATTGGCATGAATCCCGATGGCGCACCTGCCCAGATTTCCGCCATTCCGGGGCCGAGGTTAAGGCGACAGGTTTGGCTGAGAACCGCATCAGGACAACGGTTAGCCTATGCCACCTCTTGGTGGGAAGCCAGCCATGTGGATGACTATCTACAAAACCGCTCGTTACCCATCTGGGCGAGTTTAGCTCGGTTGCGAACGGAGTTGTATCGAGATATTCAAGGGCTTTATTATGGCCATTCCCAAGCCTTAGAGGAGGCATTTGAGCAACCAGGGCCGTTTTGGGGTCGCCATTATTTATTTTGGCATCATGGACGACCATTTACGTTAATTTATGAAGTATTTTCCCCCTATTTAATTCAATATTTGGGGCCAACGGTAATGAGTCAGGAGTAAATTACACCCTACCGAACATCAATTAAAAATCACCCTTCTTCGGACTTGAGATAAAACGGGAACACCATACTGCGCTGATCGTGATTGGCCCGAATTTCATATTGAATAATCAGGTCAACTCGTCCTTCTTCTTGACGAGGAAGGGTTAACACTTGTCGCACAATAATTCGCGGTTCCCACTGTTCCAAGGCTTCTTGCACCCAAATTCGCATCAGAGTTAAGGTCTCTCGGTTCATGGGTGCAAAGGCTAATTCTGATAACCGACAGCCAAAGTTAGGGCGATAAACCCTCTCCCCCAGGTCAGTCATCAAAATAATAACGATGGACTCCCGAATATTGAGATCTTCGGCACTCAAGGCCAAACTACCTTGACGAGTCACCTGCAAGGGGAAGGAGACTCCCTGACCGACGAAGGGACGACGCTGTTTAGATAAACGAGATGAATTGACCATAGGGTATGGCACTGTACGCTGGGGACATCACTCTTATATAATAGAGTAGAAATAGGTTAAAAATCTCCTTTTTTAGGTCAGACAGATAAGCCTAAATGTTGTTTGAAGTATTGCAGAAACTTGAGCAAGGTGCTTTCTATGAGTAGTGAATTAGTTGTTTTAGCCTTCGATAATGAAGCAGATGCTTATGCCATGCGGGATAAACTAGCCCAATTGCAAAAAGAATATCTGATTGAGTTAGGAGATGCTGCCATTGTTAAACGCAATTCCAAAGGTAAAGTTAAAATTGACCAAGCGGTTAATTTAGTGAGTGCCGGTGCATTAGGGGGTGCATTTTGGGGTATGTTAATTGGCCTACTGTTTTTTGTCCCCTGGTTTGGCGCGGCTGTTGGAGCCATTACCGGTGCTTTGAGTGGCAAAGCGACCGATTATGGAGTAGATGATAATTTTATCAAGGATGTGGGTAAAACCATTGAACCCGGTCATGCAGCTCTGTTTCTATTGATTCGGAAATGGACAGAAGATAAAGTGATGGAGCAATTAACCCAATTTAATGCCACAGTTTTGCGAACTTCTTTGTCTAAAGAAGATGAAGAAAAATTGGCTAAAGCTTTCTCAAAAGAACAGAAA
The nucleotide sequence above comes from Roseofilum capinflatum BLCC-M114. Encoded proteins:
- a CDS encoding DUF1269 domain-containing protein, coding for MSSELVVLAFDNEADAYAMRDKLAQLQKEYLIELGDAAIVKRNSKGKVKIDQAVNLVSAGALGGAFWGMLIGLLFFVPWFGAAVGAITGALSGKATDYGVDDNFIKDVGKTIEPGHAALFLLIRKWTEDKVMEQLTQFNATVLRTSLSKEDEEKLAKAFSKEQKEQVISALEKEE
- a CDS encoding chorismate lyase; translated protein: MTVTAQSQTRTPVPTTWYRLHPLWQGDETEIQTGLPHEQLSPAWQILLLGDGSPTRHLQLLTRERTEVDVIDMSSIGMNPDGAPAQISAIPGPRLRRQVWLRTASGQRLAYATSWWEASHVDDYLQNRSLPIWASLARLRTELYRDIQGLYYGHSQALEEAFEQPGPFWGRHYLFWHHGRPFTLIYEVFSPYLIQYLGPTVMSQE
- a CDS encoding anthranilate phosphoribosyltransferase family protein — protein: MSDSFRELLKKVGSGPHTGKLLTRTESAQAARQMLLQEATPAQIGAFMIAHRIRRPTPEELAGILDAYDELGPKLQPRQDGEKVVILGIPYDGRSRLVPVNIITALILKTVGIPVILHGGSRMPTKYGIPLIDLWKGLGVNWDSLSLDRTQEIFNHTGLGFVYLPQHFPQANSLIPFREEIGKRPPFATVELMWCPYWGPVHLIAGYVHPPTETLFKRTLALRGIEQLTTIKGLEGSCDLPLSRTAIMGLSKEQQAEVSDTQEPEIVLERFSINCRDYGLTPSDVGLESEEMAIASIQAILDHQPTPLLNSAIWNGGFYLWRCGYCGSVETGLSMAQDLLSGDKIAKTLQDLRQIINH
- a CDS encoding LysR family transcriptional regulator; its protein translation is MRLEQLQAFLSVARTGNFQQAAHECGVTQSTISRQIQGLEADLGIPLFHRSSIAKLTVGGEVLLPHARRICQEWQTAQEEVSELLAGKQQELCVAAIPSLCSYGLPLVLQRFCWSHPEVQLRVTALGSDRALKVLKDGLVDLALIMQNRFLTASAELVVDPLFEETIAVLMAADHPLGQEQLLSWEAISHYPQVMFKDGYGMQRLVHEQFSKHNLQYRAVLELNTLDAFRGVIRQGEFIAVLPESAVRLASQDPSVISRPLQPSLQDGGKPLIRNVVLVTTKDRLQIPPIEKFRALALEYIPPQFTRQAAIATRR
- a CDS encoding GPW/gp25 family protein; this encodes MVNSSRLSKQRRPFVGQGVSFPLQVTRQGSLALSAEDLNIRESIVIILMTDLGERVYRPNFGCRLSELAFAPMNRETLTLMRIWVQEALEQWEPRIIVRQVLTLPRQEEGRVDLIIQYEIRANHDQRSMVFPFYLKSEEG